The Thermocrinis ruber genome has a window encoding:
- a CDS encoding 2Fe-2S iron-sulfur cluster-binding protein encodes MTSIVTITVDGKTLEVEKGKPLLQALLDAGIDVPYFCYHPRLRIIGACRMCIVYNEKTGRLITSCNTPVEEGMVISTKHPMVVENQKYLLQAFMTRHPLDCPICDKAGECDLQNYGALFGPQKQIVPVSALEKERHQLDWESDFLEYYSNRCVVCYRCTRACDDVVGARALYVEERGFQANIAPAQRPMDTSTCEMCGICVYVCPVGAIISKPFKYWTRSWLLKRDLTACNLCPVGCEVQIEYGVGDWRSKEKVYRTKPTDSLDICAKAFFGYDLLNDSRLRKPQLFGKEETFGNTAQILATYLKGEGTNAIVISGYLSNENLALLKEIAQRSSALVSTTLTANLYPFLQTYGEYKPIGIEELKNYSQFLLVGEDLTSTAPVLSYYIKGKVFKVGNVERDAKLNPEVISWGDVQKLDGKGLLIFNLEGVFGESAKEWGAKVRKFKEEKGWDVMLVCKEANFLGVLGNFSWEELTPIESIIRHVEEGRVRNLLIFGEDLFDLYGSERISKLREKVEHFVVFSPFLDGLSSLSYFRVPMFLMGEEEGTYSTLMGKRKTKGFLPEGGSLQEFLKGLLDSLPKGGSISRLSEELFPQEGLVEVHLYRSNWLTRRSANLSKLYEKNNLYEGVKNV; translated from the coding sequence ATGACATCTATAGTTACTATAACAGTAGATGGGAAGACCCTTGAGGTAGAAAAAGGCAAGCCCCTGCTTCAGGCTTTGCTGGATGCAGGTATAGATGTGCCTTACTTTTGCTATCATCCCAGGTTGAGAATAATAGGTGCCTGCAGGATGTGCATTGTATATAACGAGAAGACGGGAAGGCTTATAACCTCTTGCAATACACCCGTGGAAGAGGGGATGGTTATATCCACCAAGCATCCTATGGTGGTGGAAAATCAAAAATACCTCTTGCAAGCCTTCATGACAAGGCATCCCTTAGACTGTCCTATATGCGACAAAGCGGGAGAATGCGACCTGCAAAATTATGGTGCCCTCTTTGGACCTCAAAAACAAATAGTTCCCGTCTCTGCCCTTGAGAAGGAGAGGCATCAGCTGGACTGGGAGAGCGACTTTTTGGAATATTACTCCAACCGATGCGTAGTGTGCTATAGATGCACCCGGGCGTGCGACGATGTGGTGGGTGCAAGGGCTCTGTATGTGGAAGAGAGGGGCTTTCAGGCAAACATAGCACCCGCCCAAAGACCTATGGACACCTCCACCTGTGAGATGTGTGGGATCTGTGTGTATGTATGCCCAGTGGGTGCCATAATCTCAAAGCCCTTCAAGTACTGGACCAGAAGCTGGCTACTGAAAAGGGACCTAACTGCCTGCAACCTTTGCCCAGTGGGTTGTGAGGTGCAAATAGAATACGGCGTGGGAGACTGGAGGTCCAAAGAAAAGGTGTATAGAACGAAGCCTACCGATAGCTTGGATATATGTGCCAAAGCCTTCTTTGGCTACGACCTTTTGAACGACAGCAGGTTAAGAAAGCCCCAGCTTTTTGGTAAAGAGGAGACCTTTGGCAACACCGCCCAGATCCTTGCCACCTACCTAAAGGGTGAGGGCACCAACGCCATAGTTATATCTGGATACCTCAGCAACGAAAACTTAGCCCTTCTTAAGGAGATTGCCCAAAGAAGCTCCGCCTTGGTTAGCACCACATTAACCGCCAACCTCTATCCCTTCTTGCAAACCTACGGAGAGTATAAGCCCATAGGCATTGAGGAGCTCAAGAATTATTCCCAGTTTCTGTTGGTGGGAGAGGACTTAACCTCCACAGCACCGGTGCTCTCTTATTACATAAAGGGTAAGGTCTTCAAGGTGGGCAATGTGGAAAGGGACGCAAAGCTAAACCCAGAGGTGATAAGCTGGGGAGATGTCCAAAAGCTTGATGGCAAAGGTTTGCTGATCTTTAACTTAGAGGGTGTTTTTGGAGAGTCCGCCAAGGAGTGGGGTGCAAAGGTTAGAAAGTTTAAAGAGGAAAAGGGCTGGGATGTTATGCTGGTCTGCAAAGAGGCGAACTTTTTGGGCGTGCTTGGGAACTTTTCTTGGGAGGAGCTCACTCCCATAGAGAGCATAATAAGGCATGTGGAGGAGGGAAGGGTAAGAAACCTTCTGATCTTTGGAGAGGACCTCTTTGACCTTTATGGCTCAGAAAGAATTTCCAAGCTTAGGGAAAAGGTAGAACACTTTGTGGTCTTCTCTCCCTTCTTAGATGGGCTATCTTCCCTGTCCTACTTTAGGGTGCCCATGTTTTTGATGGGAGAGGAGGAAGGGACCTACTCAACCCTCATGGGTAAAAGGAAAACAAAAGGCTTTTTGCCCGAGGGTGGTAGCCTTCAGGAATTTTTAAAGGGCCTTTTGGATAGCCTTCCAAAGGGTGGAAGTATAAGCAGGCTCTCTGAGGAACTGTTCCCTCAGGAAGGTCTGGTGGAGGTGCATCTATACAGGAGCAATTGGCTAACGAGAAGGAGCGCAAACCTTTCAAAGCTTTATGAAAAGAACAACCTTTATGAGGGAGTAAAAAATGTATAA